From Sediminibacterium sp. TEGAF015, a single genomic window includes:
- a CDS encoding bifunctional 3,4-dihydroxy-2-butanone-4-phosphate synthase/GTP cyclohydrolase II — MLDSISAAIEDIRNGKMVIVVDDEDRENEGDFIMAARFATPEAINFMSKEGRGLICAALTEERCKELDLTPMVSSNTSLHETAFTVSIDLIGQGTTTGISAHDRSKTIQALVHPETKASDLGRPGHIFPLRAKAGGVLRRSGHTEATVDLARLAGLEPAGVLVEVMNEDGSMARLPQLLEIAKKFDLKIISIKDLIDYRLTSDSLIEELVRVNMPTKYGSFELLAFRETLSGAEHLALVKGSWSKDEPVLTRVHSSCFTGDILGSLRCDCGEQLHKAMRMVEAAGAGVILYMNQEGRGIGLINKLKAYQLQEAGMDTVEANLQLGFGMDERDYGVGAQILRALGVTKLKLMSNNPRKRAGLKGYGLEIVDTVPIEVAPNPYNEKYLTTKRDKLGHAILGE, encoded by the coding sequence ATGTTAGATAGTATTTCCGCAGCGATTGAAGATATCAGAAACGGTAAGATGGTGATTGTGGTAGACGATGAAGATCGTGAGAACGAAGGCGACTTTATTATGGCCGCCCGATTCGCAACACCGGAAGCCATCAACTTCATGAGCAAAGAAGGACGAGGGTTGATTTGTGCGGCGTTAACAGAAGAACGATGCAAGGAATTAGATCTTACACCAATGGTTTCATCCAATACTTCTTTGCATGAGACTGCATTTACTGTTTCTATTGATTTGATTGGTCAGGGTACTACCACAGGCATTTCTGCACATGATCGTTCTAAAACCATACAGGCATTGGTGCATCCTGAAACCAAAGCTTCCGATTTAGGCAGACCCGGTCATATATTTCCGCTGAGAGCCAAAGCCGGCGGAGTGTTGAGAAGAAGTGGCCATACAGAAGCAACCGTTGATCTGGCGCGTTTGGCAGGATTAGAACCGGCTGGTGTTCTGGTAGAAGTAATGAATGAAGACGGGTCTATGGCCAGGCTTCCACAGTTATTGGAAATTGCCAAAAAGTTCGATCTCAAAATAATTTCAATTAAGGATCTAATTGATTACCGATTGACTTCAGATTCTTTAATTGAAGAATTGGTTCGGGTAAATATGCCAACCAAATATGGTTCTTTTGAATTGCTTGCTTTCAGAGAAACTTTGTCTGGTGCAGAGCACCTGGCGCTGGTGAAAGGTAGCTGGAGTAAAGACGAACCTGTGCTTACGCGTGTACATAGCAGTTGTTTTACTGGAGATATTTTAGGTAGTCTGCGTTGTGATTGTGGAGAACAGTTACACAAAGCCATGCGTATGGTTGAAGCAGCAGGTGCAGGTGTTATTTTATATATGAATCAGGAGGGCAGAGGGATTGGTCTGATTAACAAATTAAAAGCCTATCAATTACAGGAAGCTGGAATGGATACCGTAGAAGCTAATTTACAGCTCGGATTTGGAATGGATGAAAGAGATTACGGTGTAGGAGCTCAAATACTTCGTGCATTGGGAGTTACCAAGCTGAAGCTGATGAGTAATAATCCACGTAAGCGGGCTGGCTTAAAGGGATATGGTCTTGAAATAGTTGATACAGTTCCTATTGAAGTGGCACCTAATCCTTACAACGAGAAATACCTGACTACAAAAAGAGATAAATTAGGTCACGCCATTTTGGGTGAGTAA